A window of Polaromonas hydrogenivorans contains these coding sequences:
- the moaC gene encoding cyclic pyranopterin monophosphate synthase MoaC: MTTSSSPLTHFDGQGQAHMVDVAAKAATHRIAVAQGRIEMKPATLALILAGNAKKGDVLGIARIAGIMAAKKTSDLIPLCHPLALTRVAIEFIATSADDTSANSLIDDETGSVSCTATVETVGPTGVEMEALLAVTAALLTIYDMCKAVDRGMTITDVKLLEKHGGKSGSFVAGSA; encoded by the coding sequence ATGACGACATCTTCTTCACCCCTCACCCATTTTGACGGCCAGGGCCAGGCCCACATGGTCGATGTCGCGGCCAAGGCGGCCACGCACCGCATCGCCGTTGCTCAGGGCCGCATCGAGATGAAACCGGCCACGCTGGCCCTGATTCTGGCTGGCAACGCCAAAAAAGGCGATGTGCTGGGCATTGCGCGCATCGCCGGCATCATGGCGGCCAAGAAAACCAGCGACCTGATTCCGCTGTGCCATCCGCTGGCGCTGACCCGGGTTGCTATTGAATTTATAGCTACTTCCGCAGATGATACAAGCGCAAACAGCCTGATTGATGATGAAACGGGTAGCGTGAGCTGCACCGCCACGGTCGAAACCGTCGGCCCGACCGGCGTCGAGATGGAAGCGCTGCTAGCGGTCACCGCCGCCCTGCTGACGATCTACGACATGTGCAAGGCGGTGGACCGGGGCATGACCATCACGGATGTGAAGCTGCTGGAAAAGCATGGCGGGAAGTCGGGGAGCTTTGTCGCCGGCAGCGCTTGA